In Ictalurus punctatus breed USDA103 chromosome 18, Coco_2.0, whole genome shotgun sequence, the genomic stretch TCTGGCGATAGGCTTCAGTTTCCGGTTTACGTCATATGTTTTCGTTTTTAGCAAGCAAGCTGTGTCTGTAGAGCAGGAATAAAGATCGGTTTCGGAGGATTTCCAACATTAGTATAACTTTTAAGGTATTCCTTTTATTCGGTGTTAGCCATGTTGTCTGTTAAAATCATAATGTTTGAAGGCTAGTCAGTGTGTGTTGTTAGCTAACATTGCTAGCAGCTAGGCTGACGTGTGATCAGGCTGCAGAGTAAATAGAAAAAGGTGTCATTTACAGATGTTGTTAGTTTAtggtttgttaataactggttAACACAGACAGGTTTAAGCTCATTGTTTATCAGGTAGCTGAAGTTGGTCTGTGTTACAGCTTTAATGTGTTATTTGTTCATGTTGAAACTCTTTAAATTAAAAGCATTGTTGACTCTTActcttttcaggggaaagtagctAATGCAAGCTCGAAAAGTCGGTAGAAGTCGCCAAATGATGTCacagactaatttgcatatccATTAAATCCCAGGGCGAAACACAGATGTGTGTTAGATATAGAATGTGATAGCTGTTATgttctgtaaaaaaatattgtggAATATTATTTCTCTCTGTACTGCAGCAGTTTGTAAACACGCTCATCTAATCGGAATTGTTTTGCAGGACGTTGATCGTGCGTTTAGCAGCAGCATGTCGTACATGTTCTCCAGCGATTCTCTGCAGGCCACGCTCCCGCTGCTGCAGGCCTGCATTGACGGAGATGTGGCCTACGCTAAGCGCCTGCTGGAGACCGGCTTTGACCCAAACGCCCGTGATTGTCGGGGACGCTCGGGGATGCACCTGGCTGCGGCGCGCGGGAATGTGGAGATCTGTCGCTTGCTACACAAGTTCGGAGCGGACCTGCTGGCTACTGACGCTCAGGGGAACACTGCACTGCACATGTGTGGACACGTGGACACCATCCAGTTCCTTGTGTCCAACGGACTCAAGATCGACATTTGGTTGGTTTTTTCACTGGTTTACTCCAATACTGTACAGTACTGCATTTGTAGCTAGGCCTGTGTGATATAATGATTTAATCATCTACACCATATTACACTGCAGAGATATCCTGTAATGTTTActctgattatattatatttgattaaattattaaattaacacAACTTATACACATTTTGTGTAGGAGCTCCACAATAACATCAGACTACACTTTACACAGCAGGTTGCCATGGGAACTCGGGGAGAAGGCTGAACTGGGGGGAGGAGCTGAGCTGGGGGGAGGAGCTGAGTAGTAGTGGTGTAGTCTCAGAGCTGCAAAATGATTCTGAATCTTATTACTCCTCCACTACTATCTTTACCCCTGAAATGGTGGTAATGCTCGCTGTCCTGTCTTTATTCAGTTCtggacaaataaataatttattgcGATTATTAAACGGTAAATCATAAGCCGAGGAAAATCTGTATCACAGTTTGTAAGCAGAAGACTTTGAGAATAATCTGTTTGAACATACCCCTTTCCACCTGCAGGGAGTTGTTGTTCTGATGACACTACAGTGGATTTCCTCTTGTGTCGTtccgtgctctctgggtgggaggggcatagtctttctcccctgtcaatcacagtggcactagccaatcgtgggcatctgtgagctcgtgtatgaggaagagggtggagagcgctttcctctgagtgtgttacgcagccctgtgatgcagcacgaGCGGCAGTCTAATGAAAAGACCTGCTTGTCTCAGAAGACTCCACCCTCCCTGATTGGTAGCTGTCATGTGGTAGGGCAGAGAGGGCTGGTGGGCGGGACCTCATCTTTGTGCAGCTGCTTTAAAAGTTTATATTGTGATAAAgttcctgtgtgtttttttctttacagtaaTCATAACGGAGCGACTCCTCTGGTCCTGGCTAAGAGGCGTGGTGTGAACAGAGACGCTCTTCGTCTGCTGGAAGGACTGGAAGAGCAGGAGGTGAAGGGCTTCAACCGCAGCTCCCATTCCAGCCTGGAGAAGATGCACATAGCAGATAATGAGAGGTGAGCTTACAGTGCAcaccacaattattggcaccctttcacACAGTAATTTATCATTTCTACTCAAATAATACGATACACATTAgaactttttttaataatactgttttctctcaaaaatatatatgccaaaattattgacacccctaaGGAACATTTATCTGTGCATTTCAAATGATCAGATGtttaagatttttttcacaGTTATGAAGATGTGTTATATGTCTTATGGGgattgatatttattaaacacatttaaatgaaccTTTTTATCtgagttataggaaaataatccacactggggtggtgtgatacgtTACCACTCTGAACTGGTTTATTTTCTTATACCAGCATGgcgtgttattcctcttattccacagcgATTAGGAAAAAATTACAACtttg encodes the following:
- the ankrd46a gene encoding ankyrin repeat domain-containing protein 46 codes for the protein MSYMFSSDSLQATLPLLQACIDGDVAYAKRLLETGFDPNARDCRGRSGMHLAAARGNVEICRLLHKFGADLLATDAQGNTALHMCGHVDTIQFLVSNGLKIDICNHNGATPLVLAKRRGVNRDALRLLEGLEEQEVKGFNRSSHSSLEKMHIADNESAMESHSLLNPHLHRSDGVFSSFRTTWQEFVEDLGFWRVLFLLLFIALLSLAIAYYVSGVLPFSSNQLELVR